In Pseudomonas sp. GCEP-101, one DNA window encodes the following:
- a CDS encoding DUF1329 domain-containing protein — protein sequence MQLGKISTLALAMGLALCTHLHAADLGAGLTPVGGEKAGNADGSIPAWDGGLPPTAGQVDAKGGYANPYAAEKPLFTITPANVGQYSQWLSPGEQAMLKRYPNTYKINVYPSHRSARLPDAIYAATRDNASNAKLADGGNGVLNYQRGVPFPMPKQGVEAIWNHITRYRGGSIERTFSSANVKENGVYSLVRSQTDMNYAETIDDLPQGANLLYMFKTRVLEPARLSGEAVLTHEPMDQVAEPRAAWQYIPGQRRVRRAPLIAYDNSARYSDGMVTADSLDGFNGAPDRYDWKLVGKQELFVPYNSFRLYDRSVKYADILKTGHINPDLARFEKHRVWVVEATLKPGARHVYSKRRYYLDEDSWNILLGELYDSRGELWRNYQSHAMPYYDKQFTFEALAAAYDLISGRYFVNGLMTEENAGMKTGQHAKMNDYTPSDLRRWAK from the coding sequence ATGCAACTTGGAAAAATCTCCACCCTGGCCCTGGCCATGGGTCTGGCACTCTGCACCCACCTCCACGCCGCCGATCTGGGCGCCGGCCTGACGCCGGTAGGCGGCGAAAAGGCCGGCAACGCCGACGGCAGCATTCCCGCCTGGGACGGCGGCCTGCCGCCCACGGCGGGGCAGGTCGACGCCAAGGGCGGCTATGCCAACCCCTACGCCGCCGAAAAACCGCTGTTCACCATCACGCCGGCCAACGTCGGGCAGTACAGCCAGTGGCTGAGCCCCGGCGAGCAGGCGATGCTCAAGCGCTACCCCAACACCTACAAGATCAACGTCTACCCCAGCCACCGCAGCGCACGGTTGCCCGACGCGATCTACGCCGCCACCCGCGACAACGCCAGCAACGCCAAGCTCGCCGACGGCGGCAACGGCGTCCTGAACTACCAGCGCGGCGTGCCGTTCCCGATGCCCAAGCAAGGCGTCGAAGCGATCTGGAACCACATCACCCGCTACCGCGGCGGCAGCATCGAGCGCACCTTCAGCTCGGCCAACGTCAAGGAAAACGGCGTCTACAGCCTGGTCCGCTCGCAGACCGACATGAACTACGCCGAAACCATCGACGACCTGCCGCAGGGCGCCAACCTGCTCTACATGTTCAAGACCCGCGTGCTGGAACCGGCGCGCCTGTCCGGCGAGGCGGTACTCACCCACGAGCCGATGGACCAGGTGGCCGAACCGCGCGCGGCATGGCAGTACATCCCCGGCCAACGCCGTGTGCGCCGCGCCCCGCTGATCGCCTACGACAACAGCGCCCGCTACAGCGACGGCATGGTCACCGCCGACAGCCTCGACGGCTTCAACGGCGCGCCGGATCGCTACGACTGGAAGCTGGTGGGCAAGCAGGAACTGTTCGTGCCGTACAACAGCTTCCGCCTGTACGACCGTTCGGTGAAATACGCCGACATCCTCAAGACCGGCCACATCAACCCGGATCTCGCGCGCTTCGAGAAGCACCGCGTCTGGGTGGTGGAAGCGACCCTCAAGCCAGGTGCGCGCCACGTCTACAGCAAGCGCCGCTACTACCTCGACGAGGACAGCTGGAACATCCTCCTCGGCGAGCTGTACGACAGCCGTGGCGAGCTGTGGCGCAACTACCAGTCCCACGCCATGCCGTACTACGACAAGCAGTTCACCTTCGAGGCGCTGGCCGCCGCGTACGACCTGATCAGCGGGCGCTACTTCGTCAACGGCCTGATGACCGAGGAGAACGCCGGCATGAAGACCGGGCAGCACGCGAAGATGAATGACTACACCCCGTCCGACCTGCGCCGCTGGGCCAAGTAA
- a CDS encoding DUF1302 domain-containing protein — MTRIHPASAPITSAGRRQHCISTPLLLALAAGCASQAGATSFELNDDWSLSTKTTLSLGASWSAADPNRHMMTHANAIQAQHITNADGTSVSADDNRLNFKKGDPISQMFKGLTDFSLDGQGQGAFVRFKYWYDHAYETADGRFKDFDDSGWPKLARFHGFDTLDAYVWKDFDVAERPLNVKLGKQVLSWGESILIQNGINVINPLDYSAFNKPGVDIKEGQLPVEMLSFNLGLTDKVNLEGFYQYNWRPSVLDGCGTFFATSDAIQPGCGPLYLSQVQTDAQMQAGGLYVRHGDDQDPSDQGQWGLALRTLISSLNDAEAAFYYVNYHARLPYLQLTARDVSKPGNFPIGHVQGPVYAAAFPEDIHLYGLSINGALPGWGTSLAAELSYRPNMPVALNGPDMNVAMITGPGGSSAITDVPANASTTGKTLDGWERKPVWQMTTSATQIIDNVLGATRLTLLGEAGVVHVGDVGDERLGRNAAFGRSAPLSGAKCNTVASGVTNRYCTDDGFTTPWSWGYRLRAGLEYSDVLPGVNMLPSVNFRHDVEGYSYDPGGPFQEGQKAVGLSLAFSYLNDYSLEFGYNNFFGSNKYSTLDDRDFYSVSAKVDF; from the coding sequence ATGACAAGAATCCATCCGGCCTCCGCCCCCATTACGTCCGCGGGGCGGCGCCAACACTGCATTTCCACACCTCTCCTGCTTGCCCTCGCGGCGGGCTGCGCCAGTCAGGCGGGCGCGACCAGTTTCGAACTCAACGACGACTGGAGCCTGTCCACCAAGACCACGCTGAGCCTGGGCGCCAGCTGGTCCGCGGCGGACCCGAACCGGCATATGATGACCCATGCCAACGCCATCCAGGCGCAGCACATCACCAATGCCGACGGCACCAGCGTCAGCGCCGACGACAACCGCCTGAACTTCAAGAAGGGCGACCCCATCTCGCAGATGTTCAAGGGGCTCACCGACTTCAGCCTGGACGGCCAGGGGCAGGGCGCGTTCGTTCGCTTCAAGTACTGGTACGACCACGCCTACGAGACCGCCGACGGCCGCTTCAAGGACTTCGATGACAGCGGCTGGCCGAAGCTGGCGCGCTTCCATGGCTTCGATACCCTCGACGCCTACGTGTGGAAGGACTTCGACGTCGCCGAGCGCCCGCTGAACGTCAAGCTCGGCAAGCAGGTGCTGTCCTGGGGCGAGTCGATCCTGATCCAGAACGGCATCAACGTGATCAACCCGCTGGACTACAGCGCCTTCAACAAGCCAGGGGTGGACATCAAGGAAGGCCAGCTGCCGGTGGAGATGCTCTCCTTCAACCTTGGCCTGACCGACAAGGTGAACCTGGAAGGTTTCTACCAGTACAACTGGCGGCCCAGCGTGCTCGATGGCTGCGGCACCTTCTTCGCCACCAGCGATGCCATCCAGCCCGGTTGCGGGCCCCTGTACCTGAGCCAGGTGCAGACCGATGCGCAGATGCAGGCCGGCGGCCTCTACGTCCGCCACGGCGACGACCAGGACCCGTCAGACCAGGGCCAGTGGGGCCTCGCCCTGCGCACCCTGATCAGTTCGCTGAACGATGCCGAAGCGGCCTTCTACTACGTGAACTACCACGCCCGCCTGCCCTACCTGCAACTTACCGCACGGGACGTCAGCAAGCCCGGCAACTTCCCCATCGGCCACGTGCAGGGGCCGGTGTACGCCGCCGCCTTCCCCGAGGACATCCACCTCTACGGCCTGAGCATCAACGGCGCGCTGCCCGGCTGGGGTACGTCCCTGGCGGCCGAGCTGAGCTACCGCCCGAACATGCCGGTGGCCCTCAACGGCCCGGACATGAACGTGGCGATGATCACCGGCCCCGGCGGCAGTTCAGCCATCACCGACGTACCGGCCAACGCCTCCACCACCGGCAAGACCCTGGATGGCTGGGAGCGCAAGCCGGTCTGGCAGATGACCACCTCCGCCACCCAGATCATCGACAACGTGCTCGGCGCCACCCGCCTGACCCTGCTCGGCGAAGCCGGCGTGGTGCACGTGGGCGATGTCGGGGACGAGCGCCTGGGACGCAACGCCGCCTTCGGCCGCAGCGCCCCGCTCAGCGGTGCGAAATGCAACACCGTCGCCAGCGGCGTGACCAACCGCTACTGCACCGACGATGGCTTCACCACGCCCTGGTCCTGGGGCTACCGCCTGCGCGCGGGCCTGGAATACAGCGATGTGCTGCCGGGCGTGAACATGCTGCCGTCGGTGAACTTCCGCCACGACGTGGAGGGCTACTCCTACGACCCGGGCGGCCCGTTCCAGGAAGGGCAGAAGGCCGTGGGCCTGTCGCTGGCCTTCAGCTACCTGAACGATTACAGCCTGGAGTTCGGTTACAACAACTTCTTCGGCAGCAACAAGTACAGCACGCTCGACGACCGCGACTTCTACAGCGTCAGCGCCAAGGTCGACTTCTGA
- a CDS encoding AraC family transcriptional regulator ligand-binding domain-containing protein encodes MSSLLFASSAFASTILLHAAHLGLCPAELRRRAGIAEALLLDHRARIPAGQVERLWSECERASGNPQFGCELVNGLSTHCLQGLNILLDSAPTLGASLAAFCEHLPSVTNCVEAQLHDDGARARLTLQLVQHDLHHFGLDAALLTLIRNIARRVGQAPAVVFIDAGIVAQQRCGAVLDEWRVPWRLTPAPCLTLPSSLLQAPLVGANEFLYQSLRGQWLGARESTDGDGLSLARIWLRSSDQPIERIAERIGYRQSGNFIRAFRKRFGITPKQFRLGHF; translated from the coding sequence ATGTCGTCCCTGCTGTTCGCTTCCAGCGCCTTCGCCAGCACCATCCTGTTGCACGCCGCCCACCTGGGCCTGTGCCCGGCGGAGCTGCGCCGCCGCGCGGGCATCGCCGAAGCGCTGCTGCTGGACCACCGCGCACGGATTCCGGCAGGGCAGGTGGAGCGGCTGTGGAGCGAGTGCGAACGGGCCAGCGGCAACCCGCAGTTCGGCTGCGAGTTGGTCAACGGCCTGTCCACGCACTGCTTGCAGGGGCTCAATATCCTGCTCGACTCGGCGCCCACGCTCGGCGCCAGCCTGGCCGCCTTCTGCGAGCACCTGCCCTCGGTGACCAACTGCGTGGAAGCGCAGCTGCACGACGACGGCGCCCGCGCTCGCCTGACACTGCAGCTGGTGCAACACGACCTGCACCACTTCGGCCTCGATGCCGCGCTGCTGACGCTGATCCGCAACATCGCCCGGCGCGTCGGCCAGGCGCCGGCAGTAGTGTTCATCGACGCCGGGATCGTCGCCCAGCAACGCTGCGGCGCCGTGCTCGATGAGTGGCGGGTGCCCTGGCGCCTCACGCCAGCGCCCTGCCTGACGCTGCCCTCGTCATTGCTGCAAGCGCCTCTGGTGGGCGCCAACGAATTTCTCTACCAGAGCCTGCGCGGCCAGTGGCTGGGCGCGCGGGAAAGCACCGACGGCGACGGCCTGAGCCTGGCACGCATCTGGCTGCGCTCCTCGGACCAACCCATCGAGCGCATCGCCGAGCGGATCGGCTACCGCCAGAGCGGCAATTTCATCCGCGCGTTCCGCAAGCGCTTCGGCATCACCCCCAAGCAGTTCCGTCTCGGACATTTCTGA
- a CDS encoding LysR family transcriptional regulator yields MVELRQLRHLIALADFRNFQRAADTVGLSQSALSRSIQALERELNCELVDRQSREFRFTGQGELVLQHARRLVAGSRSLRNELEQFNGLNAGELRFGCGPYPAQLLVPEAMADFIRAHPAINVGFLMGDWEQMAQLLKEEQVEFFVGDAREFAGNPDYQVDWMEFRPGRFFCRAGHPLAARSALRLADLLDYPRVGTRIPPPLRKVLAEVIGERDFHMNVECAQFAAILHIVARSDAVGLAAVEALHAPVQRGEVALLRIGDIPQDRPELRLHYGIVSRAGFALSPAAQAMIEAIHAADQRLPRGAAVR; encoded by the coding sequence ATGGTGGAGCTGAGACAACTGCGTCATCTCATCGCCCTGGCGGATTTCCGCAACTTCCAGCGCGCCGCCGATACCGTGGGGCTGAGCCAGTCAGCCCTGAGCCGCAGTATCCAGGCGCTGGAACGCGAGCTGAACTGCGAGCTGGTGGATCGCCAGAGCCGGGAATTCCGTTTCACCGGACAAGGCGAGCTGGTGCTGCAGCACGCTCGCCGCCTGGTGGCCGGCAGCCGTTCGCTGCGCAACGAGCTGGAGCAGTTCAACGGCCTGAATGCCGGCGAGCTGCGTTTCGGCTGCGGGCCCTACCCGGCGCAACTGCTGGTGCCGGAGGCGATGGCCGATTTCATTCGCGCGCACCCGGCCATCAACGTCGGATTCCTCATGGGCGACTGGGAACAGATGGCCCAGTTGCTCAAGGAAGAGCAGGTGGAGTTCTTCGTCGGCGACGCCCGGGAATTCGCCGGCAATCCGGACTACCAGGTCGACTGGATGGAGTTCCGGCCGGGGCGCTTCTTTTGCCGCGCCGGCCATCCCCTGGCGGCGCGCTCGGCGCTGAGGCTGGCGGACCTGCTCGATTATCCGCGGGTGGGCACGCGCATTCCGCCACCGTTGCGCAAGGTGCTGGCCGAGGTCATCGGCGAGCGCGATTTCCACATGAACGTCGAGTGCGCGCAGTTCGCGGCCATCCTGCACATCGTCGCGCGCTCCGACGCGGTGGGGCTGGCGGCGGTGGAGGCGCTGCATGCGCCGGTGCAGCGCGGGGAGGTGGCGTTGCTGAGGATCGGCGACATTCCGCAGGATCGTCCGGAACTGCGGCTGCACTACGGCATCGTCAGCCGCGCCGGTTTCGCTCTGTCGCCCGCGGCGCAGGCGATGATCGAGGCCATCCACGCGGCGGACCAGCGCTTGCCGCGCGGGGCCGCGGTGCGCTGA
- a CDS encoding LysR family transcriptional regulator yields MLDLRQLDLNLLLAFDAIYHQRSITRAAETMGLTQPAMSNALRRLRQLCDDPLFIKTHLGVAPTLVAHRLSGSIRDALDGLREALSHTPAAHPASTTRSLRISCPETFQPTLLEALLESPDFDWHPRFYQSRRREALQELAVGKLDLLIDIDQPLSQQSGLRKLPLLVDHYVFAHGEALAQPPLTLAEYLAVPQIQVSQRRDGLAPIDLELGLRGQRRHIALTLQSALAARVIADQRPYGLTLPSRVAHLLGLRQSPLPLEQPVRIELCLYVENRYRFEQAMERAIRQVQRTFAGLQKLPRVMTAQR; encoded by the coding sequence ATGCTCGATCTTCGCCAATTGGACCTGAACCTGCTGCTGGCCTTCGATGCCATCTACCACCAGCGCAGCATCACCCGCGCCGCCGAAACCATGGGCCTGACCCAGCCGGCGATGAGCAACGCCCTGCGCCGCCTGCGCCAGTTGTGCGACGACCCGCTGTTCATCAAGACCCACCTGGGCGTGGCGCCGACGCTGGTGGCGCACCGGCTGTCCGGGTCGATCCGCGACGCCCTCGATGGCCTGCGCGAAGCGCTCAGCCACACGCCGGCCGCCCATCCCGCCTCGACGACGCGCAGCCTGCGCATCAGTTGCCCGGAAACCTTCCAGCCGACACTGCTCGAGGCGCTGCTGGAAAGCCCCGATTTCGACTGGCACCCGCGCTTCTACCAGAGCCGCCGCCGCGAGGCGCTGCAGGAACTGGCGGTGGGCAAGCTGGACCTGCTGATCGACATCGACCAGCCGCTCTCGCAGCAGAGCGGCCTGCGCAAGCTGCCACTGCTCGTCGACCACTACGTGTTCGCCCACGGCGAAGCCCTGGCGCAGCCGCCGCTCACGCTGGCGGAGTACCTGGCGGTGCCGCAGATCCAGGTGTCCCAGCGCCGCGACGGCCTCGCGCCGATCGATCTGGAACTCGGTCTGCGCGGCCAGCGGCGGCACATCGCGCTGACCTTGCAGAGCGCCCTGGCGGCACGCGTGATCGCCGACCAGCGCCCGTATGGGCTGACCCTGCCCAGCCGTGTCGCCCACCTGCTCGGCCTGCGCCAGAGCCCGCTGCCGCTGGAGCAGCCGGTGCGCATCGAGCTGTGCCTGTATGTGGAGAACCGCTACCGCTTCGAGCAGGCCATGGAGCGGGCCATCCGCCAGGTGCAGCGCACCTTCGCCGGCCTGCAGAAGCTGCCGCGGGTGATGACTGCACAGCGCTGA
- a CDS encoding alpha/beta fold hydrolase codes for MDEFEHQLLAVNGIQLSLYACGPADGKPVWLLHGFPECWHSWQHQMRALAAAGYRVFAPEMRGYGQSSAPQAVDAYDVLSLCADIQGAMDALGHERVAMVGHDWGAPVAWHLALLEPQRVVALATLSVPFAGRAKRPPVEIMREVFAGTFFYILYFQQPGRAEAEMDADIALSLRHFLGDNVLLAPAQSPDSRLFDGLPPPPAHPAWCSAEDFQHYVRTFEGRGFRGALNWYRNFERSWQRTEPLAGRKVEQPTLFLIGDRDPVGRFEAYTVQRMPEHVPNLEQHVLENCGHWIQNQQPQRVNALLLDFLGRLYAA; via the coding sequence ATGGACGAGTTCGAACACCAGTTGCTGGCGGTCAATGGCATCCAGCTGAGCCTCTATGCCTGCGGCCCGGCAGACGGCAAGCCGGTGTGGCTGCTGCATGGCTTCCCCGAGTGCTGGCATTCCTGGCAGCACCAGATGCGCGCCCTCGCCGCCGCCGGCTACCGGGTGTTCGCCCCGGAGATGCGCGGTTATGGCCAGAGCAGCGCGCCGCAAGCGGTGGACGCCTACGACGTGCTGTCGCTTTGCGCGGACATCCAGGGCGCGATGGATGCGCTGGGGCACGAGCGCGTGGCCATGGTCGGCCACGACTGGGGTGCGCCCGTGGCCTGGCACCTGGCACTGCTGGAGCCGCAACGGGTGGTGGCGCTGGCGACGCTGTCGGTGCCCTTCGCCGGTCGCGCCAAGCGGCCGCCGGTGGAGATCATGCGCGAGGTGTTCGCCGGCACATTCTTTTACATCCTCTACTTCCAGCAGCCCGGTCGTGCCGAGGCGGAGATGGATGCCGACATCGCCCTGAGCCTGCGCCACTTCCTCGGCGACAACGTGCTGCTGGCGCCGGCGCAATCCCCCGACAGCCGCCTGTTCGACGGCCTGCCCCCGCCTCCGGCGCACCCGGCCTGGTGCAGCGCCGAGGACTTCCAGCACTACGTGCGCACCTTCGAAGGGCGCGGGTTCCGTGGCGCGCTGAACTGGTATCGGAACTTCGAACGCAGCTGGCAGCGCACCGAGCCGCTGGCCGGGCGCAAGGTCGAGCAGCCGACGCTGTTCCTGATCGGCGACCGCGATCCGGTCGGACGTTTCGAGGCCTACACCGTGCAACGCATGCCCGAGCACGTGCCGAACCTCGAACAGCATGTGCTGGAGAACTGCGGCCACTGGATCCAGAACCAGCAGCCGCAACGGGTCAACGCGTTGCTGCTGGACTTCCTCGGCCGCCTTTACGCGGCCTGA
- a CDS encoding AraC family transcriptional regulator, whose translation MSHPATDPSNAFYAPTLLPAIEELLSRGVAGADLEACFHRTLLELRTPLVRVPLFLSRRFWDLAEQASGEAAIGLLAGKRFASTLTNGLTYLFDVAPTLESACAYFCEYFPYFNGSLRARLREADGEVALVLADQGALLSGRQSREYTVVGICSLLRRKLLASGIGQDPLLRIDLPGAEPAQLQAYEQALRVPLRWGADEVVLHLAPDLFRHPLSPANAELEGMLVALLEQARSQTQRTLLDEAADYIARELPQGASFQSFCEARHLTERTAARRLLSHGWRYSELLDEQRRHRALDLLEQSALSLAQITDQLGYGDLQSFSRAFSRWYGTSPGAWRESLPR comes from the coding sequence ATGAGCCACCCCGCCACCGATCCGTCCAACGCCTTCTATGCGCCGACCCTGCTGCCGGCCATCGAGGAGCTGTTGTCGCGCGGCGTCGCCGGCGCCGACCTGGAAGCCTGCTTCCACCGCACGCTGCTGGAGCTGCGTACGCCGCTGGTGCGGGTGCCGCTCTTTCTCTCCCGGCGCTTCTGGGACCTGGCCGAGCAGGCCAGCGGCGAGGCGGCCATCGGCCTGCTGGCGGGCAAGCGTTTCGCCTCCACCCTGACCAATGGCCTCACCTACCTGTTCGACGTGGCGCCGACGCTGGAGTCGGCCTGCGCGTACTTCTGCGAGTACTTCCCCTACTTCAACGGCTCGCTGCGCGCGCGACTGCGCGAGGCGGACGGCGAGGTGGCGCTGGTGCTCGCCGACCAGGGCGCCCTGCTCTCCGGCCGGCAGAGTCGCGAGTACACGGTGGTGGGCATCTGCAGCCTGTTGCGCCGCAAGCTGCTGGCCAGCGGCATTGGCCAGGACCCGCTGCTGCGCATCGACCTGCCCGGCGCCGAACCGGCCCAACTGCAGGCCTACGAGCAGGCGTTGCGGGTGCCCCTGCGCTGGGGGGCCGACGAGGTCGTGCTGCACCTGGCGCCGGACCTGTTCCGCCACCCGCTGTCGCCGGCCAATGCGGAGCTGGAGGGCATGCTGGTGGCGCTGCTGGAGCAGGCGCGTAGCCAGACCCAGCGCACCCTGCTGGACGAGGCGGCCGATTACATCGCCCGCGAACTGCCACAGGGGGCGAGCTTCCAGTCGTTCTGCGAGGCACGTCATCTCACCGAGCGCACGGCCGCGCGCCGCCTGCTCAGCCATGGCTGGCGCTACAGCGAGCTGCTCGATGAGCAGCGCCGCCACCGGGCCTTGGACCTGCTGGAGCAATCGGCGCTGTCGCTGGCGCAGATCACCGACCAGCTCGGCTACGGCGATCTGCAGAGCTTCTCCCGCGCCTTCAGCCGCTGGTACGGCACCAGCCCGGGGGCATGGCGCGAGAGCCTGCCGCGCTGA
- a CDS encoding GNAT family N-acetyltransferase: protein MALTWTCKHHRDLTKEELYAILQLRTEVFVVEQKCPYQEVDGLDLIGDTCHLMVEEGGQLLGYLRLLDPQRHAGDVVIGRVVIAPQGRGTGLGHQLMEQALQAIAQRWPGLPIYLSAQAHLQGYYGRYGFTPVTEVYLEDDIPHIGMRRTA, encoded by the coding sequence ATGGCCCTGACCTGGACCTGCAAGCACCACCGCGACCTCACCAAGGAAGAGCTCTACGCCATCCTGCAATTGCGCACCGAGGTGTTCGTGGTGGAACAGAAATGCCCCTACCAGGAAGTCGATGGCCTGGACCTGATCGGCGACACCTGCCACCTGATGGTGGAAGAGGGCGGCCAACTGCTCGGCTACCTGCGCCTGCTCGACCCGCAGCGCCACGCGGGCGACGTGGTGATCGGCCGCGTGGTGATCGCCCCGCAGGGCCGCGGCACCGGCCTGGGCCACCAGTTGATGGAACAGGCGCTGCAGGCCATCGCCCAGCGTTGGCCGGGCCTGCCGATCTACCTGTCGGCCCAGGCGCATCTGCAGGGCTACTACGGGCGCTACGGGTTCACCCCGGTGACCGAGGTGTACCTGGAAGACGACATCCCCCACATCGGCATGCGCCGCACCGCCTGA
- a CDS encoding LysR family transcriptional regulator yields MDNLRGMAVFATVVARGSMAAAADALGMTPSAVSQQIRKLEAHAQVTLLHRTTRKLTLTEAGEAFYRSCAQMLAIAEEAEQRLGEWREAPVGELRLAAPVGFSGKLITEALRPLLENHRQLRLQLFFHDEQIDLIEQRIDLAIRVGSLSDSSLVARHLAEWNNVICAAPAYLRRMPAIDHPQQLQGVDWLALNTVAHQAYLSFSGPGGESCKLRLEARVAANSMIALRQFTLDGLGVSAQPEPEVREALQEGRLVRLLPEWSLPPFGIYAVTPRRDAQPAKVKVAIDALRRHLGGSATLRFHAPV; encoded by the coding sequence ATGGACAATCTTCGCGGGATGGCGGTGTTCGCCACCGTGGTCGCCCGCGGCTCCATGGCCGCGGCGGCCGACGCGCTGGGCATGACACCCTCGGCGGTGAGCCAGCAGATCCGCAAGCTGGAAGCGCACGCCCAGGTCACGCTGTTGCACCGTACCACCCGCAAGCTGACGCTGACCGAGGCCGGCGAGGCCTTCTACCGCAGTTGCGCGCAGATGCTGGCGATTGCCGAGGAGGCCGAGCAGCGCTTGGGCGAATGGCGCGAGGCACCGGTGGGCGAACTGCGCCTGGCCGCGCCGGTGGGCTTCTCCGGCAAGCTGATCACCGAAGCGCTGCGCCCGCTGCTGGAGAACCATCGCCAGTTGCGCCTGCAGCTGTTCTTCCACGACGAGCAGATCGACCTGATCGAGCAGCGCATCGACCTCGCCATCCGCGTCGGCAGCCTCTCGGATTCGAGCCTGGTGGCGCGTCACCTGGCCGAATGGAACAACGTCATCTGCGCCGCGCCCGCCTACCTGCGGCGCATGCCGGCCATCGACCATCCGCAGCAGCTGCAGGGCGTGGACTGGCTGGCGCTGAACACCGTGGCGCACCAGGCCTACCTGAGCTTCAGCGGGCCGGGCGGGGAGAGCTGCAAGCTGCGGCTCGAAGCGCGGGTGGCCGCCAACAGCATGATCGCCCTGCGCCAGTTCACCCTCGACGGCCTCGGCGTATCCGCCCAGCCGGAGCCGGAAGTGCGCGAGGCACTGCAGGAGGGCAGGCTGGTGCGGCTGCTGCCGGAATGGTCGCTGCCGCCGTTCGGCATCTACGCCGTCACCCCGCGCCGGGATGCCCAGCCGGCCAAGGTGAAGGTCGCCATCGATGCGCTGCGCCGGCACCTGGGCGGCTCGGCCACGCTGCGCTTCCACGCGCCGGTGTGA
- a CDS encoding MFS transporter — MMNTSTQTRSAKLGAILRVTSGNFLEQFDFFLFGFYATYISQTFFPADSEFASLMMTFAVFGSGFLMRPLGAIVLGAYIDKVGRRKGLIVTLSIMAAGTVLIALVPGYASIGLFAPLLVLLGRLLQGFSAGAEMGGVSVYLSEIATPGHTGFYTSWQSASQQVAIVVAAALGYTLNAWLQASEVAAWGWRIPFFIGCVIIPFIFIIRRSLQETEAFRARRHHPSASEVFRSMCDNWTTVLAGGLLASMTTTTFYLITVYTPTFGRTVLHLSSTDSLVVTLLVGVSNFIWLPIGGSLSDRIGRRPLLLGISLLCMLTAYPAMHWLAEAASFERLLAVLLYFSFFFGMYNGAMVAALTEVMPQNVRVVGFSLAFSLATALFGGFTPAVSTLLVQATGDKASPAYWLMFAAACGFTATTILYRRNRQLAARSC; from the coding sequence ATGATGAATACATCCACACAGACCCGGAGCGCCAAGCTGGGCGCGATTTTGCGCGTGACCAGTGGCAACTTCCTGGAGCAGTTCGACTTCTTCCTGTTCGGCTTTTATGCCACCTACATCTCCCAGACCTTCTTCCCCGCCGACAGCGAGTTCGCCTCGCTGATGATGACCTTCGCCGTCTTCGGCTCGGGCTTCCTCATGCGGCCGCTGGGTGCGATCGTGCTCGGGGCCTACATCGACAAGGTCGGGCGCCGCAAAGGCCTGATCGTGACACTGTCGATCATGGCCGCCGGCACCGTGCTCATCGCCCTGGTGCCCGGCTACGCCAGCATCGGCCTGTTCGCGCCCCTGCTGGTGCTGCTGGGCCGTCTGCTGCAAGGCTTCTCGGCCGGCGCGGAGATGGGCGGGGTGTCGGTGTACCTGTCGGAAATCGCCACGCCCGGGCACACCGGCTTCTACACCAGCTGGCAGTCCGCGAGCCAGCAGGTGGCGATCGTCGTGGCGGCCGCGCTGGGCTATACCCTCAATGCCTGGCTGCAAGCCAGCGAGGTGGCGGCCTGGGGCTGGCGCATTCCGTTCTTCATCGGCTGCGTGATCATCCCGTTCATCTTCATCATCCGCCGCTCTCTGCAGGAGACCGAGGCGTTCCGCGCACGCCGGCATCACCCGAGCGCCAGCGAGGTGTTCCGCTCGATGTGCGACAACTGGACCACGGTGCTGGCGGGCGGCCTGCTGGCCTCGATGACCACCACCACCTTCTACCTGATCACGGTCTACACGCCCACGTTCGGCCGGACCGTGCTGCACCTGAGCAGCACCGACAGCCTGGTCGTGACCCTGCTGGTCGGGGTGAGCAACTTCATCTGGTTGCCCATCGGCGGCAGCCTGTCCGACCGCATCGGCCGCCGGCCGCTGCTGCTGGGGATCTCCCTGCTATGCATGCTCACCGCCTACCCGGCCATGCACTGGCTGGCCGAGGCTGCCAGCTTCGAGCGCCTGCTGGCGGTGTTGCTGTATTTCTCGTTCTTCTTCGGCATGTACAACGGCGCCATGGTCGCGGCACTGACCGAGGTGATGCCGCAGAACGTAAGGGTCGTCGGCTTCTCGCTGGCCTTCAGCCTGGCCACCGCCCTGTTCGGCGGCTTCACCCCCGCCGTGTCGACGCTGCTGGTCCAGGCCACCGGCGACAAGGCGTCACCGGCCTACTGGCTGATGTTCGCGGCGGCCTGCGGGTTCACCGCGACCACCATCCTCTACCGGCGAAACCGGCAACTCGCCGCGCGCAGCTGCTGA